AGGTCAGTACGATATTGCGGGGAGGGCAGCTTGATGGACAGTCTGGTCACTCGATGGATGGCCCGACAGCAGCAACAAGGCTACCACCTATGCCTGATGCTTGAGGGGAGTCATGAGGCTAGCCAACCGCTGCTGGCAGGGCGCGATCTGTCGCGTTATTGCAACCTCTACAGCGAGACCGATGCGGCGCAGTTGGCGAGTTCTGGCCCGCTGATCCTATTGCTGGAACAAATGAACGAGCCCGCACTGATCGACCTGCTGCAACATCCCGAGTCGAACTGGGGATGGCTCTTTAGCCTATCCGCTGCCGACTTGGCGGGTGCAACGCGACATTGGCGCGACAGGCTGCTGGTGGGGCCGACGGGGCAGCGGGCGCTCTATCGTATTCACGACAACCGCACCCTGGCCCGCGCCTTGCTCCATCTATCAAAGGAGCACTGGCCGGTCTATCTCGGGCCGCTGGTCAGCGTGTGCTATTGGCATGAAGGGCGCTGGCACCAAAGCGAAAACCCTGCTCCGGGCGATTACTCGGCACCGGATCCAGCGCCCTGGCTGGATACGCCAAACCCACAGGCCGAAGCCATCCTGCACGCCAATATCCTGCGTTATCTGCTCGCGGAGCACAGTGAGGACCTGGCGGCATTGGTCGAATTCCAGGACCCCAGGGTCTGGCTCAGCCAAATACTGGAACAGGCGCGGACCTGGCAATGGCGCAGCCCCGAGCAGTTGGCGTTCCTGGTGGTGCGCCGGTTGGAAGAGACGATCCGAAGCAGCGTTATTCATTGGCCGCCTCGGGCTGGGGAAACACCTGAAGTGCATTTTGAACGGGTCGTGGAGCAGTGGCACAGGGAGGTGGAAAACGATGAATAGGTGGATGGCAGCGGTGTTGCTTGTTCTTGGGGGGGCGGGGATTCCGGGGTGCGCGGGGCGGGTGGTGGATAGTTTTACATTGGAGGTGGATTTGCCGGCGCAATTCAGCCTTGTTGGCGATGCGTCATACACACCAGCATCGGGAGAAATGTGCGAGCTGACCCGGCGAGGCGGTAAACGTCCGAATCTGAAGATATTCAAGGCTGCCAGCAAGTCAGTGGCAAATAGAGTGAGTTTTGATGTGCCATTAACACAACAGGTGGAAGGCTGCCCGCTTGTTTTACGCAAACTTGTGTTTGCAATTAATGCGACGTGGGGCACGCGCTGGTCGGATATCGGGCGGGATTATGCGGCTATCTATTTTCTGGATAATCAAGGACCTGGCATATTTTCAGTGCTTGGTACTCGGCCTCAAGAGCTCCCTGGGCAATGCCAATGGTTATTTCGTACTGTTGGCCCTGAACATGCCGTTATCAAGGTGCTTCGATGTAATTCGTTGAATGCAAGTGGACAGCCCACGAAGGTACGAGCCGGCGGACATGTTTCTCGTAGCGGATTGTCCGGGAAGACATTGAGAATGGTGCTTGCATTAACCGAAGATGAGTTGCCAGCCGTGGAGGATAACTGGGTAAAAGTGTCGGGTGGCTGGAAGCGCTGCAAGGGCGAAAGTCAGGAGGATATGTTTGCATTTTGTCGTGGCAATGTCTCTGACTTCAAGGCTTTCAAAATGCCAGATGGGCGCCTTTGCAGTATTTATCCGACCTGTGATTAATAAGGAGGAAACTCATGGAACACGATGCATGGAAGCAGCAGTTCTTCAACGACAGGATGCCTGCTTGCCCATTGAAAGGGCATTGGTTGACGTTTTGCTTAGTGGATGAAACCGGGAGTGGTAAGGGTTATGGGGGGCTGCCTTACACAATCTATGATGGTGCGGGGCAACAGTACAGAGGTCGGTTGAACGGGGAGGGTTTCGCCAGAGTGGCGGATTTTTCCTGTGGCCCCGTAATCCTTGTGATGGAGGAGCGGTATTCGGGACAGGAGGAGCTTTATCAGTCGCTGATGTCGCGATCCTTTTACGCTTTGCCTATCACTGAGCT
This genomic stretch from Pseudomonas synxantha BG33R harbors:
- a CDS encoding DUF4123 domain-containing protein encodes the protein MDSLVTRWMARQQQQGYHLCLMLEGSHEASQPLLAGRDLSRYCNLYSETDAAQLASSGPLILLLEQMNEPALIDLLQHPESNWGWLFSLSAADLAGATRHWRDRLLVGPTGQRALYRIHDNRTLARALLHLSKEHWPVYLGPLVSVCYWHEGRWHQSENPAPGDYSAPDPAPWLDTPNPQAEAILHANILRYLLAEHSEDLAALVEFQDPRVWLSQILEQARTWQWRSPEQLAFLVVRRLEETIRSSVIHWPPRAGETPEVHFERVVEQWHREVENDE